The following coding sequences are from one Manis pentadactyla isolate mManPen7 chromosome 13, mManPen7.hap1, whole genome shotgun sequence window:
- the LOC130680325 gene encoding LOW QUALITY PROTEIN: probable E3 ubiquitin-protein ligase HECTD2 (The sequence of the model RefSeq protein was modified relative to this genomic sequence to represent the inferred CDS: deleted 2 bases in 1 codon) — translation MSEAARVPSLSAPPAAEVAAPDERKGKEPEREKLPPIVPAGAGAAAGLDRGSEGQISTFSSFISTVSQNKEAAENRRSPTHRVFPNIKNVRDLTPICLVVRQKQRISMDTLLSETKVPGLPEPALPIQPKTIKDFQEDVEKVKSSGDWKAVHDFYLTTFESFPELNAAFKKDTTASFNTIEDSGINAKFVNAVYDALLNTPQDIQKTVLKGIINSLLREWKGPRAKDDLRAYFILLQNPQFNNTSTYVIYAHLLRQIATLVEADHHFLVHWFKKLSQKRFKQLVEKLLQFISLRLFSAKPEEFPPITKCSWWIPSASKVLALLNTANNLLHPPLIPYTDFYNSTLDHIDLMEEYHTWQSFGNSHRFSFCQYPFVISITAKKIIIQKDSEQQMISIARQSLVDKVSRRQRPDMNMLFLNMKVKRTHLVSDSLDDLTRKKADLKKKLKVTFVGEAGLDMGGLTKEWFLLLIRQIFHPDYGMYAYHKDSHCHWFSSFKCDNYSEFRLVGILKGLAVYNSITLDIRFPPCCYKKLLSSPIVPSDQNTPVGVCNVTTDDLCQIMPELAHGLSELLSYEGNVEEDFYSTFQVFQEEFGIIKSYNLKAGGDKIPVNNQNRKEYVHLYIDFLLNKSIYKQFAEFYYGFHSVCASNALMLLRPEEVEILVCGSPELDMHALQRSTQYDGYAKTDLTIRNFWDVVLGFPFDLQKKLLHFTTGSDRVPVGGMADLNFKISKNETSTYWLPVAHTCFNKLCLNTYMSKKDLKQKLIIGISTSEGFGLE, via the exons ATGAGTGAGGCGGCTCGGGTGCCCTCGCTCTCCGCGCCGCCGGCGGCGGAGGTGGCCGCGCCCGAcgagaggaaagggaaggagcCGGAGCGGGAGAAGCTGCCGCCCATCGTGCCGGCGGGTGCCGGCGCTGCTGCGGGTTTGGACAGAGGATCCGAAGGCCAAATTTCCACTTTCAGCAGTTTTATTTCAACTGTTAGCCAGAATAAAGAAGCTGCAGAAAACAGACGTTCACCTACACATCGTGTTTTCCCTAACATCAAGAATGTGAGAGACCTAACACCAATTTGCCTTGTTGTTAGACAGAAACAGCGCATCTCTATGGATACATTATTATCCGAAACGAAGGTCCCAGGTCTTCCAGAACCTGCCCTTCCTATCCAGCCCAAAACTATAAAAGACTTTCAGGAAGATGTGGAAAAAGTTAAGTCATCTGGAGATTGGAAAGCAGTACATGATTTTTATCTAACAACGTTTGAGTCTTTCCCAGAACTAAATGCTGCATTTAAGAAAGACACCACCGCCTCATTTAATACCATTGAAGATTCTGGGATTAATGCTAAATTTGTGAATGCTGTATATGATGCCTTACTTAATACTCCTCAAGACATTCAGAAGACAGTATTAAAGGGAATCATTAACAGCCTACTACGAGAATGGAAAGGTCCACGAGCAAAAGATGATCTTAGAgcatattttatacttttacagAATCCTCAATTTAATAACACATCTACGTATGTCATCTATGCTCACTTGCTTCGACAGATAGCTACTTTAGTGGAAGCTGACCATCATTTCCTAGTTCACTGGTTTAAAAAATTATCCCAGAAGAGGTTCAAACAATTGGTAGAAAAATTGCTGCAATTTATTTCCTTACGCCTGTTTTCTGCAAAGCCTGAAGAATTTCCACCTATAACAAAGTGTTCCTGGTGGATCCCATCAGCATCTAAAGTGTTGGCTTTACTTAATACTGCAAACAATTTGCTTCACCCTCCCCTTATTCCTTATACTGATTTCTATAATTCTACATTGGATCACATTGATCTCATGGAAGAATACCACACCTGGCAGAGCTTTGGAAACTCACACAGGTTTTCCTTCTGTCAATATCCATTCGTTATTTCtataactgca aaaaaaatcattattcagAAAGACTCAGAACAACAGATGATAAGCATCGCAAGGCAAAGTCTGGTGGATAAAGTATCTCGAAGACAGAGACCTGATATGAATATGTTATTTCTAAATATGAAAGTAAAACGGACACATTTGGTTAGCGATTCACTTGATGATTTAACCCGGAAAAAAGCAGACTTGAAAAAGAAGTTGAAAGTTACATTTGTAGGGGAAGCTGGTTTGGATATGGGTGGCTTGACTAAAGAATGGTTCCTTCTTTTAATTCGCCAAATTTTTCATCCAGATTATGGCATGTATGCATACCACAAGGATTCACATTGTCATTGGTTTAGCAGCTTTAAATGTGATAACTATTCTGAATTCCGATTGGTTGGAATTCTTAAGGGACTCGCAGTTTATAACAGCATTACCTTGGATATTCGCTTCCCCCCCTGCTGTTACAAGAAATTATTGAGCTCTCCCATCGTTCCTAGTGATCAAAATACACCAGTAGGTGTCTGCAATGTTACCACTGATGATTTATGTCAAATCATGCCTGAGTTGGCTCATGGATTAAGTGAACTCCTGTCATATGAAGGCAATGTTGAAGAAGATTTCTATTCAACATTCCAGGTTTTTCAAGAAGAATTTGGAATAATTAAATCCTATAATTTAAAGGCAGGTGGTGATAAAATTCCAGTTAACAATCAAAATAGGAAAGAATATGTACATCTTTATATTGACTTTCTTCTCAACAAATCCATCTATAAGCAGTTTGCTGAATTTTATTATGGATTTCACAGTGTGTGTGCTTCAAATGCCCTAATGCTTCTTCGTCCAGAAGAGGTGGAAATTCTAGTATGTGGAAGCCCTGAACTGGATATGCATGCTCTGCAGAGAAGTACTCAGTATGACGGCTATGCAAAAACTGACTTAACTATAAGAAATTTTTGGGATGTTGTGCTTGGATTTCCTTTTGATCTTCAGAAGAAGTTGCTACATTTTACTACAGGAAGTGACAGAGTGCCTGTAGGAGGGATGGCTGATTTGAACTTTAAAATCTCGAAAAATGAAACTTCTACTTACTGGTTGCCTGTGGCCCACACCTGCTTCAATAAACTTTGCCTTAACACCTACATGAGCAAAAAGGACCTGAAACAGAAATTGATCATTGGAATTTCGACTTCAGAAGGTTTTGGACTTGAGTAA